A genomic segment from Rickettsia endosymbiont of Lasioglossum villosulum encodes:
- the queA gene encoding tRNA preQ1(34) S-adenosylmethionine ribosyltransferase-isomerase QueA yields MKLSDFDFDLPLELIVQNPVSKRDESNLLIASTQQYVKTKFYNIIDYLKEGDLLVFNNSKVIKAKLNLDKNITINLNQKLKDIVTNDDLGKLKSIDYWSAFAKPARKLKIGDEFYFDDHKIIITEKLEMGEIKIKFELANISVFEFLDKYGEMPLPLYIKRPFQKSLAQRHCEERHSPDTAISLQNPEIATASQRMPRNDNKLDDERYQTVYSNIQGSVAAPTAGLHFTNDIINKLKEKGVQVAFVTLHVGAGTFMPVKTENINEHKMHTEYCSITPETAAIINKAKQEKRRIIAVGTTSLRTLESSAINGNLNSGEFETDIFITPGFKFQIVDMLLTNFHFPKSTLFMLVCAFAGFKEMHELYKYAIKEQMRFFSYGDATLLYRKV; encoded by the coding sequence ATGAAATTATCCGATTTTGACTTTGACTTACCTTTAGAGCTAATCGTTCAAAACCCAGTAAGCAAACGTGATGAGTCAAATTTATTAATTGCTTCTACACAGCAATATGTCAAGACCAAATTTTACAATATTATTGATTATTTAAAAGAAGGGGATCTATTAGTTTTTAATAACAGTAAAGTGATCAAAGCCAAGTTAAATTTAGACAAAAACATCACCATAAACTTAAATCAAAAACTTAAGGATATAGTGACGAACGACGATCTAGGCAAACTTAAATCAATCGACTATTGGTCAGCTTTTGCAAAACCTGCACGTAAGCTAAAGATAGGCGATGAGTTTTATTTTGATGATCATAAAATAATTATCACCGAAAAGCTCGAAATGGGTGAGATTAAAATTAAATTTGAACTTGCTAATATTTCGGTGTTTGAGTTTTTAGATAAATATGGTGAAATGCCATTACCACTTTATATTAAGAGACCATTTCAAAAATCGCTAGCTCAACGTCATTGCGAGGAAAGACACAGTCCTGACACGGCAATCTCGTTACAAAATCCTGAGATTGCCACGGCGTCCCAAAGGATGCCTCGCAATGACAATAAACTCGACGATGAACGTTATCAAACAGTTTATAGCAATATTCAAGGTTCGGTTGCTGCACCAACGGCAGGCTTACATTTCACAAACGATATAATAAATAAGCTTAAAGAAAAAGGGGTGCAAGTGGCGTTTGTAACTCTACATGTCGGAGCAGGAACTTTTATGCCAGTTAAAACCGAGAATATTAACGAGCATAAAATGCATACGGAATATTGCTCTATTACTCCTGAAACCGCTGCAATTATAAATAAGGCTAAACAAGAAAAAAGACGTATTATAGCAGTCGGCACTACAAGCCTTAGAACTCTTGAAAGCTCTGCTATAAATGGCAATTTAAATTCTGGCGAGTTTGAAACCGATATCTTTATAACTCCAGGATTTAAATTTCAAATAGTCGACATGTTGCTTACTAATTTTCATTTCCCAAAATCTACTTTATTTATGCTAGTTTGTGCTTTTGCTGGCTTTAAAGAAATGCACGAACTATATAAATACGCCATAAAAGAACAAATGCGTTTTTTTAGCTACGGCGATGCAACACTTTTGTACAGAAAAGTATAA
- a CDS encoding proton-conducting transporter membrane subunit translates to MLAQFTTPNLLILSTLLVGMLNLTSPFVTKEDSFTRNFLLIAIGIFFFSNILIIDWIFLKGVRAGFKFHIFGNYFIGFHLEPLGLIFLSLISFLWICSLLYTPKYLAINNIENSSRFLFFFNLTILIGVLIALSSNLFTMFICYELLTISTAFLIGHTKNNIVLTGLYKYLKILMITGIMLFLPAIIIIYAKIGNGDFGSKGLMLEHFSKNQSILLLLMFIFGIAKTAIFPVHTWLPAAMVAHYPVSSLLHAVIVVKTGLFCIYKILVYIFGLSYLQEIFEAFNWLIFIPIVSIFYSTFKAFGTDNIKKILAYSTMNQLSIALLSAFMLTPKSLAVATLHLVSHSFTKICLFYSMGSIYSLKKANQVQDLAGTSKEFPLISFMILISSLSLIGIPILSGFISKFSILLAAAEQNQFIVMAVIIISSIFSSLYLIKILGFIYKPSSTETSNIAKQLPQLMQISIMICCAAVIFFYFIQILIKKFLGYI, encoded by the coding sequence ATGCTAGCACAATTTACCACTCCGAATCTTTTGATTCTATCAACTTTACTAGTTGGTATGCTGAATTTAACTAGTCCGTTTGTGACTAAAGAAGATAGTTTTACACGTAATTTTTTACTTATTGCTATCGGGATTTTTTTCTTTAGTAATATTCTAATTATTGATTGGATATTTTTAAAAGGCGTAAGAGCAGGGTTTAAGTTCCATATATTCGGTAATTATTTTATAGGTTTTCATCTCGAACCTTTAGGGCTGATCTTCTTAAGTTTGATTAGCTTTTTATGGATTTGTTCGCTGCTTTATACTCCGAAATATCTTGCTATTAATAATATAGAAAACTCTTCAAGGTTTTTATTCTTCTTTAATCTAACTATTCTTATCGGCGTTTTAATTGCCCTATCTAGCAATTTATTTACGATGTTTATTTGTTATGAGCTTTTAACAATTTCTACGGCTTTTTTAATAGGGCATACTAAAAATAACATAGTGCTTACGGGATTATATAAATATTTAAAAATTTTGATGATCACCGGAATTATGTTATTTTTGCCGGCTATTATAATCATTTATGCTAAAATCGGTAATGGGGATTTCGGAAGTAAAGGGCTAATGCTAGAGCATTTTTCTAAAAATCAGTCTATTCTTTTATTGCTAATGTTTATTTTCGGTATTGCAAAGACAGCGATTTTTCCAGTACATACATGGCTTCCCGCAGCAATGGTTGCACATTATCCTGTCAGTAGTTTACTGCATGCAGTGATAGTAGTAAAAACCGGCTTATTTTGTATTTATAAAATTTTAGTATATATATTTGGCTTATCATACTTACAAGAAATATTTGAAGCATTTAACTGGCTGATTTTTATTCCGATAGTCAGCATTTTTTATAGTACATTTAAAGCTTTTGGAACGGATAATATTAAGAAAATACTTGCTTATTCCACTATGAATCAATTAAGTATAGCATTGCTTAGTGCTTTTATGCTAACGCCTAAGTCCTTAGCCGTTGCAACTCTACATTTAGTATCGCATTCTTTTACAAAGATTTGTTTATTTTATAGTATGGGGAGTATTTATAGCCTAAAGAAAGCCAATCAAGTGCAGGATTTAGCAGGTACTTCAAAAGAATTCCCATTGATTTCTTTTATGATATTAATATCGTCATTATCACTAATCGGTATTCCGATATTAAGCGGCTTCATAAGTAAATTCTCAATTTTATTGGCAGCAGCCGAACAGAATCAGTTTATCGTGATGGCTGTTATAATAATTAGTAGTATATTCTCAAGCCTGTATCTTATCAAAATATTAGGATTTATTTACAAACCTTCTTCGACTGAAACCTCAAATATAGCAAAACAGCTTCCGCAGCTTATGCAAATAAGTATCATGATCTGCTGTGCTGCTGTGATATTCTTTTACTTCATCCAAATTCTAATCAAGAAGTTTTTAGGATATATTTAA
- a CDS encoding proton-conducting transporter membrane subunit has translation MILANHFPILQILFPFAGALLATIFFRFILLTRIITICCVLTSFIISIYGYFIVKNTEISYVMGGWASSIGIEYYLNSLNQAIIIYLNSVLLFFLIFCYNITNQTILKYINISRRTLFYAILLFAHMGYLGMVSTNDFFNLYVFIEISALSSYVLIASGGNHKSLIGALDYLIMGSIGATLILIAIGFLLSITGSLNMLDVAGFLQKYSNSNIVTLSIGFFLIGVILKTAFFPMHFWMMRAYSSTASVILVYLAEISTIIGVYIIYKFTYLIINYETIKLAINNFIRPIALLTLIIVPYFAYKSESFKKIIVYSCITQIGYVFLLYVTDSGMKILPCLLIIDSINKIALFLIAAYKEAYSKKPNQVLVIIAVICSSGLPISPLFFVKVSILELFLKQNLLLDFIIILLSSVGSLFYHYKMVKLLFLQKQEST, from the coding sequence ATGATCCTAGCCAACCATTTCCCAATCTTACAGATTTTATTCCCATTTGCAGGGGCATTACTTGCGACAATATTTTTTCGTTTTATTTTATTAACTCGAATCATTACTATCTGCTGTGTTTTAACAAGTTTTATAATTAGTATTTACGGGTATTTTATTGTAAAAAATACTGAAATTTCTTATGTGATGGGAGGATGGGCTTCCTCTATCGGGATTGAGTATTATTTAAACTCTTTGAATCAAGCTATTATTATTTACCTTAATTCGGTTTTATTATTCTTTCTAATTTTTTGCTACAATATCACTAACCAAACTATCCTAAAATATATTAACATTAGTAGAAGAACTTTATTTTACGCCATATTACTGTTTGCTCATATGGGTTATTTAGGAATGGTTAGTACTAATGATTTCTTTAATTTATATGTATTTATAGAGATTTCAGCACTTAGTAGCTACGTTCTGATAGCTAGCGGTGGTAACCATAAATCCTTAATAGGTGCTCTTGATTATTTAATAATGGGTAGTATTGGGGCAACTTTAATTCTTATAGCCATAGGCTTTCTGCTAAGCATTACAGGTAGTTTAAATATGTTGGATGTAGCTGGATTTTTACAAAAATATTCTAATTCAAATATTGTAACTTTATCTATAGGATTTTTCTTAATAGGGGTTATTTTAAAAACTGCTTTTTTCCCTATGCATTTTTGGATGATGAGAGCTTATAGCAGCACCGCTTCAGTGATTCTAGTATATTTGGCAGAAATTTCGACTATAATAGGTGTATATATAATATATAAATTTACCTATCTCATTATAAATTATGAAACGATTAAACTAGCAATTAACAATTTTATAAGACCTATTGCTTTATTGACGCTTATTATAGTCCCGTATTTTGCTTATAAGTCTGAGAGTTTTAAGAAAATTATAGTATATTCGTGTATTACTCAAATAGGCTATGTATTTTTGTTATATGTTACCGATAGCGGTATGAAAATTTTGCCATGCTTATTGATTATAGATAGCATAAATAAAATAGCTCTTTTTCTAATTGCTGCTTATAAAGAAGCATATTCGAAAAAACCGAACCAAGTTTTAGTAATAATAGCTGTAATTTGTAGCAGCGGCTTGCCAATTAGCCCATTATTTTTTGTTAAGGTAAGTATTCTAGAATTATTTTTAAAGCAAAATCTATTATTAGATTTTATAATAATTTTACTAAGCTCGGTAGGATCATTATTCTATCACTATAAAATGGTGAAACTTTTATTTTTGCAAAAGCAAGAATCAACTTAA
- a CDS encoding Na+/H+ antiporter subunit C: MSHLIYFFALILLTSGLFIMLTSHNYIHKIIGLGVFQSSVLVFYLALGKVKTGIVPIMQESVTTYTSPLPHVLMLTAIVVGFATLSVALSFIYQIYKHFGTISENEISFDK, translated from the coding sequence ATGTCCCATTTAATATATTTTTTTGCTTTAATATTACTGACTTCGGGTTTATTTATAATGCTTACAAGTCATAATTATATTCATAAAATTATAGGTCTTGGGGTTTTTCAAAGTTCAGTATTAGTTTTTTATTTAGCTTTGGGTAAAGTTAAAACAGGTATTGTACCTATTATGCAAGAAAGCGTCACCACCTACACCAGCCCGTTGCCTCATGTATTGATGCTAACAGCTATAGTAGTGGGTTTTGCAACACTTAGCGTAGCTCTAAGTTTCATATATCAAATTTATAAACACTTTGGTACAATATCAGAAAACGAAATTAGTTTTGATAAATAG
- the virB9 gene encoding P-type conjugative transfer protein VirB9, producing the protein MKRLIIFFTIIFFTLNIFAIRESRPLGQDSRLRVMVYNPDDVFKFTGYYGYQASIELARDEEIVSISMGDTTSWQIVPAGHRIFIKPMEQDATTNMTLITNKRTYFFELYAAETLDMRDPEMVFNVKFLYPDDDNDNAGGHMQTYIASSASPDLNHPEKYNFNYYISGSEEIAPIKIFDDGEFTYLQFRDKNSEIPGIFAVDDSLRESLVNYRLAPDNPNLVILEQVFPKLAVRKGKKITCIFNESFRAY; encoded by the coding sequence ATGAAGCGATTAATAATATTTTTTACAATAATATTTTTTACATTAAATATATTTGCTATTAGAGAGTCAAGACCTTTGGGGCAAGATTCTCGTTTAAGAGTTATGGTTTATAACCCTGATGATGTTTTTAAATTTACAGGATATTACGGCTATCAAGCAAGTATAGAACTTGCAAGAGATGAAGAAATAGTGAGTATCTCTATGGGTGATACTACTTCTTGGCAAATAGTACCTGCAGGTCATAGGATTTTTATTAAACCGATGGAACAGGATGCCACTACTAATATGACTTTAATTACTAATAAACGAACATATTTCTTTGAACTATACGCTGCTGAGACTCTTGATATGCGTGATCCAGAAATGGTTTTTAACGTAAAATTTCTTTATCCAGATGATGACAATGATAATGCTGGTGGTCACATGCAAACTTATATTGCCTCTTCGGCAAGCCCTGATCTTAATCATCCAGAAAAATATAACTTTAACTATTATATTAGCGGTAGTGAAGAAATAGCTCCTATCAAAATTTTTGACGATGGCGAATTCACCTATCTACAATTTAGAGATAAAAATTCTGAAATTCCTGGTATTTTTGCTGTAGATGATTCACTGCGTGAGTCTTTAGTAAATTATCGTCTCGCTCCAGATAACCCTAATTTAGTTATTCTTGAACAAGTATTCCCAAAACTTGCTGTGCGTAAAGGTAAAAAGATTACTTGTATATTCAATGAATCTTTTAGAGCATACTGA
- a CDS encoding VirB8/TrbF family protein: MDPVLSAVQEYVKSGEYFSDARKWYSFKYVVPLSSRSLLLLACATFTLLLTIICINIDVLLPIKEKISYLIKSSTEKQATITNTKESALRDPYGSVANIMLKNYVLQREEYNYDLLKQQFVFIKNSSTSIVYMQFANFMNIDNPLSPVMRYQKLYRRSINITSIQNINNNEVAVTFESLAKNSAGEVLENMLWEAKIGYIMDSIGANLPPNAPFNFTVTSYKLKLLKDKNQK, translated from the coding sequence ATGGATCCAGTACTTAGTGCCGTACAAGAATATGTTAAATCCGGCGAATATTTTAGTGATGCAAGAAAATGGTACAGCTTTAAATATGTAGTGCCGTTAAGTAGTAGGTCTCTTTTACTTTTAGCATGTGCAACATTTACGTTATTACTTACTATTATTTGTATAAATATTGATGTATTATTACCTATAAAAGAAAAAATAAGTTACTTGATAAAATCTAGTACCGAAAAACAAGCTACTATTACTAACACTAAAGAATCTGCATTGCGTGACCCTTATGGTTCTGTTGCTAATATTATGCTCAAAAATTACGTACTACAGCGAGAGGAATATAATTATGATTTATTAAAACAACAATTTGTTTTTATTAAAAATAGTTCTACAAGTATTGTTTATATGCAATTTGCTAATTTTATGAATATTGATAACCCGCTATCACCGGTTATGCGATATCAAAAATTATATAGGCGTTCAATTAATATAACATCAATTCAAAATATAAATAATAATGAAGTAGCTGTTACTTTTGAGTCATTAGCTAAAAATAGTGCAGGGGAAGTTTTAGAAAATATGTTATGGGAAGCAAAAATAGGTTATATAATGGATTCTATCGGTGCAAATCTTCCGCCTAATGCTCCATTTAATTTTACTGTTACCAGTTATAAGCTAAAATTATTAAAAGATAAAAACCAGAAATAA
- a CDS encoding DUF2706 domain-containing protein has protein sequence MLKLFKFGVLLIMLSQLLSCTPSAPYEIKSPCVAAEINDEAELSMNPCVRRPVNSIIDIA, from the coding sequence ATGTTAAAATTATTCAAGTTTGGGGTATTATTAATTATGCTTTCACAATTATTATCATGTACACCCTCAGCACCTTACGAAATTAAAAGCCCGTGTGTTGCAGCTGAAATTAATGATGAAGCAGAGTTAAGTATGAATCCTTGTGTAAGAAGACCGGTTAATTCTATAATAGATATAGCATAA
- a CDS encoding virB8 family protein gives MLDNIFGFFKSSDKAQNDAKSEQNQANPLKITQNWYEERADKLIVQRNLLIILLIILSIFMVISTLVIAFVVKSKQIDPFVIQLDDTTGRASVVEPISSPVLTADESLTRYFIKKYINARETYNFVDFTTLARTTIRLLSTSNVFYGHLGYIRDKNNDPSLKYQENNTTYLVVKSWSKIASDKYIVRFSVNEATGNQTVYNKIAVVSYAYVPMQLTDSELDINPVGFQVNGYRVDDDNS, from the coding sequence ATGTTAGATAATATATTCGGCTTCTTTAAATCAAGTGATAAAGCACAAAATGATGCAAAGAGCGAGCAAAACCAAGCAAATCCGCTAAAGATAACTCAAAATTGGTATGAAGAACGTGCTGATAAGCTGATTGTTCAACGTAACTTATTAATAATATTACTAATAATATTATCAATTTTTATGGTAATATCTACTTTAGTAATAGCTTTTGTGGTAAAATCTAAACAAATTGATCCTTTTGTCATTCAGCTTGATGATACTACCGGTCGTGCATCAGTAGTAGAACCTATTTCATCACCAGTGCTTACTGCAGATGAATCTCTTACAAGATATTTTATAAAAAAATATATAAATGCAAGAGAAACATATAATTTTGTTGATTTCACTACCTTGGCACGCACTACTATAAGATTACTTTCAACGAGTAATGTTTTTTATGGTCATCTTGGGTATATAAGAGATAAAAACAACGATCCAAGTTTAAAGTATCAGGAAAATAATACGACTTATTTAGTAGTAAAGTCATGGTCAAAAATTGCCTCAGACAAATATATAGTTAGATTTTCCGTAAATGAAGCAACAGGAAATCAAACAGTTTATAATAAAATAGCAGTAGTAAGTTATGCTTACGTACCAATGCAATTAACAGATTCAGAACTTGATATAAATCCTGTAGGATTTCAAGTTAACGGATATAGGGTAGACGATGATAATAGTTAG
- a CDS encoding TrbG/VirB9 family P-type conjugative transfer protein translates to MIIVRFCFLIFIYLSGLIANADCPLLENDPCSNISNNYLDDLSITRDNRIQTYIYNPNEVYLLTLHFGFQAHIEFAKNEEVQNIILGDAYAWKLTPIGNRLFIKPLEKYIRTNMTIITNKRTYEFDISSVELMEGHEKELVYVIKFDYSKNRTSNNYMARY, encoded by the coding sequence ATGATAATAGTTAGATTTTGTTTTTTAATTTTTATATATTTAAGTGGCTTAATAGCTAATGCTGACTGCCCACTTTTAGAAAATGATCCATGTAGTAATATCAGTAATAATTATTTGGATGATTTATCTATAACTAGGGATAATAGGATACAAACATATATATATAATCCTAATGAAGTTTATTTATTAACACTGCATTTCGGTTTTCAAGCACATATAGAATTTGCTAAAAATGAAGAAGTTCAAAATATCATCCTTGGAGACGCCTATGCGTGGAAACTAACTCCTATTGGTAATCGTTTATTTATAAAACCTCTTGAAAAATATATTCGTACTAACATGACTATCATAACTAACAAAAGAACATATGAATTTGATATTTCTTCTGTTGAGTTAATGGAAGGTCATGAGAAAGAGTTAGTATATGTAATTAAATTTGACTATTCTAAGAATAGAACAAGCAATAATTACATGGCAAGATACTAG